The following proteins are encoded in a genomic region of Magnolia sinica isolate HGM2019 chromosome 1, MsV1, whole genome shotgun sequence:
- the LOC131241229 gene encoding uncharacterized protein LOC131241229, producing MSLCGPESSVLMTPHPEGDEIPCGEEEDHRRISSSDNCKATAIEEEYDAFYAQETLHSLIEKEKQISVDPISLKQSTKTGDRMPSGATAAVTPMSAKMLAALALLPAKPKFLSASLPCSGTSSPRSGLAVGKNRKKSTKQSLVSLSISSLARQHSDVLSRLSHEPKGLRKSKSCGEGRACPPSDEFDLCLRKLDSPHEDNREDDYYKRNAFEAATKKSDPYDEGFKCGALCLFLPGLTGKAKQVKPKRDDDENVISRVVSLEKFECGSWSSSAIMNDDEGDEGMHLYFDLPLELIKNSTNDANSPVTTAFVFDNDRKGGLKKNTSRKSHESARHVRFSTSAPVSYPSSPSSSCITPRLRKAREEFNAYLEEAQRA from the coding sequence ATGTCTCTTTGTGGGCCTGAATCATCTGTACTCATGACTCCACACCCTGAAGGAGATGAAATACCATgcggagaagaagaagatcaccGTAGGATAAGCAGCTCAGACAATTGCAAAGCGACGGCCATTGAAGAAGAATACGACGCTTTCTATGCTCAAGAAACTCTGCACTCCTTGATAGAAAAGGAGAAACAGATATCGGTGGATCCAATATCACTGAAACAATCGACAAAGACAGGTGATAGGATGCCTTCCGGTGCCACCGCTGCTGTTACTCCCATGAGTGCTAAAATGCTGGCAGCGTTAGCGCTGCTGCCTGCAAAACCCAAGTTCTTAAGCGCCAGCCTGCCTTGTTCGGGGACCTCATCTCCACGGTCGGGGTTGGCTGTCGGCAAGAACCGAAAGAAGTCGACAAAACAAAGCCTGGTATCTCTCTCCATCAGCTCCCTGGCGCGCCAACATTCAGATGTGCTCTCTCGCCTCTCGCATGAACCAAAAGGCTTGCGTAAGAGCAAGTCTTGTGGTGAGGGTAGAGCTTGCCCACCGTCCGATGAATTCGATCTCTGTTTGAGAAAACTTGATAGCCCTCATGAAGACAACAGAGAGGATGACTACTACAAACGCAATGCCTTTGAAGCCGCCACCAAGAAATCTGATCCCTACGACGAGGGCTTCAAATGCGGGGCGTTGTGCTTATTTTTGCCGGGCTTGACAGGCAAGGCAAAACAAGTGAAGCCCAAAAGAGATGACGATGAAAATGTGATCTCGAGGGTAGTTTCCTTGGAGAAATTTGAATGTGGATCATGGTCTTCATCTGCCATAATGAATGATGATGAGGGCGACGAGGGGATGCACCTCTACTTCGACCTGCCATTGGAGCTGATAAAAAACAGCACCAACGATGCCAACTCACCAGTTACAACTGCTTTTGTCTTCGACAACGACCGCAAGGGCGGCCTGAAGAAGAACACGTCGAGGAAGTCCCATGAGTCGGCTCGCCATGTTCGGTTTTCGACATCGGCTCCAGTATCGTACCCCTCCTCGCCATCTTCATCTTGCATTACTCCTCGCTTACGCAAGGCCAGAGAGGAATTCAATGCCTACTTGGAAGAAGCGCAACGGGCGTAG